A region from the Desulfonatronum thioautotrophicum genome encodes:
- a CDS encoding DUF4351 domain-containing protein, which translates to MLAERVEEWTKNWKLQGLQEGRQEGRQEALQESFMRLLSKRFGPVPNDVAQRVTNAPPEQITRWFDQAIDAPSLDKVFDN; encoded by the coding sequence ATGCTGGCGGAACGTGTTGAAGAGTGGACAAAGAATTGGAAGCTGCAAGGTCTACAGGAAGGTCGGCAGGAGGGTCGGCAGGAAGCTCTGCAAGAAAGCTTTATGCGCTTACTGAGCAAGCGGTTTGGGCCGGTGCCGAATGATGTGGCTCAGCGTGTGACCAATGCCCCTCCGGAGCAGATTACCCGCTGGTTCGATCAGGCCATTGACGCGCCGTCCCTGGACAAGGTCTTCGACAACTAA
- a CDS encoding type II toxin-antitoxin system HicB family antitoxin translates to MSRSTHFPVIIEQDKNGVYIVSCPMFQGCHSYGYTMEEAMENIREAIQACRDEMADISEASTRFIGLRDLEVTL, encoded by the coding sequence ATGTCGCGAAGTACACATTTCCCTGTAATAATCGAACAAGACAAGAATGGTGTCTATATCGTGAGTTGTCCCATGTTCCAAGGTTGTCATAGCTATGGATACACCATGGAGGAAGCCATGGAAAACATCCGGGAGGCCATCCAGGCATGCAGGGATGAAATGGCGGACATTTCCGAAGCGTCAACCAGGTTTATTGGCCTCCGTGATTTGGAGGTCACATTGTGA
- a CDS encoding UPF0175 family protein, whose amino-acid sequence MTTITMELPSTVFSALHADPQEFSRQMRIAAAVKWYEMGRISQNKGAEIAGLSRAEFIDELCAAHVSPLQITAEQLQAELNDAD is encoded by the coding sequence ATGACGACAATCACGATGGAACTTCCGAGTACGGTCTTTTCCGCACTGCATGCCGACCCCCAGGAATTCTCACGGCAAATGCGCATCGCCGCTGCTGTCAAGTGGTACGAAATGGGACGAATATCCCAAAACAAGGGTGCGGAAATCGCCGGATTGTCCAGGGCCGAATTCATTGATGAACTCTGCGCTGCACATGTTTCACCATTGCAAATTACTGCGGAGCAGCTTCAAGCGGAACTGAATGATGCGGATTGA
- a CDS encoding CopG family ribbon-helix-helix protein has translation MQHIELLRKKQVGLRLPEYLVQELDELSAEYDLNRSEIIHEAIRAYLEEQKSRRFYSEFEQAAKELKAVVYGDACGQSLQDLIHELEDQ, from the coding sequence ATGCAACATATTGAGCTGCTTCGAAAAAAACAGGTAGGACTGAGGTTGCCAGAGTATCTTGTTCAAGAACTTGATGAATTGTCGGCTGAATATGACTTGAATCGGAGCGAAATCATCCACGAGGCCATCCGGGCATACCTGGAAGAACAAAAATCAAGACGGTTCTACAGCGAATTTGAACAGGCGGCCAAGGAACTCAAGGCGGTGGTGTACGGCGATGCATGCGGGCAATCCTTGCAGGACCTGATCCATGAACTTGAAGATCAATAG
- a CDS encoding ISL3 family transposase has protein sequence MNANDLLTLGLGLTAPWQVVGQKLDIEKKPSELRLEVEADRGTLYPCPQCETPCKAHDFKEFSWRHLNFFQHHCLIKARVPRVKCAEHGIHRVKVPWAREGSGFTLLFEQAVMLLAREMPVNAVANYVGVTDKRIWRVVTHYVYQAMGKLDLSGLCGIGLDETATKRGHHYVTIFVDMDRDTRPVIFATPGKGKACFNEFAKHLKKHGGNPDNIIEVVCDMSPAFLSAAEKTFKYASVTVDWFHVVQIFTKALDEVRRLEAKQVELPKGVRWATLKALEASRTDEQNAALRELEERGLATATAFRVKELLRWVRQADTRQAARWRASRFFSFAQELISDDDLLKPVKKALNTFQEHLPRILRRWESLLSNARLEGLNSLFQAARSRARGYRNEMTFITVIYLIGAPIKELLVL, from the coding sequence ATGAACGCGAATGACCTTCTGACTCTCGGCCTTGGATTAACCGCTCCCTGGCAGGTTGTCGGCCAAAAGCTTGATATCGAGAAGAAGCCATCCGAGCTTCGTCTAGAAGTCGAGGCGGATCGAGGCACTCTTTATCCGTGTCCGCAATGCGAAACGCCTTGTAAGGCCCATGACTTCAAAGAATTTTCCTGGCGTCATCTCAACTTTTTCCAACACCACTGCTTGATCAAAGCAAGAGTTCCACGAGTCAAATGCGCCGAACACGGCATCCACCGGGTCAAGGTGCCCTGGGCTCGCGAAGGTAGCGGGTTTACATTGCTTTTTGAGCAAGCCGTCATGCTTCTGGCCCGCGAGATGCCTGTAAACGCTGTGGCCAATTATGTCGGCGTCACCGACAAGCGCATTTGGCGCGTGGTGACGCATTATGTCTACCAAGCCATGGGCAAGCTGGATCTCAGCGGCTTGTGCGGCATAGGTCTTGACGAGACGGCCACCAAGCGAGGGCATCACTACGTCACCATCTTTGTGGACATGGACCGAGATACCCGCCCCGTTATCTTTGCCACACCCGGCAAAGGTAAGGCGTGTTTCAATGAGTTCGCCAAGCATCTCAAGAAGCATGGTGGTAATCCCGACAACATTATTGAAGTCGTTTGCGACATGTCCCCTGCCTTCCTGTCTGCGGCCGAGAAGACATTCAAGTATGCTTCAGTCACTGTGGACTGGTTCCATGTCGTCCAGATATTTACAAAAGCCCTCGATGAAGTGCGTCGGCTGGAGGCGAAGCAGGTCGAACTGCCCAAAGGGGTTCGCTGGGCGACGCTTAAAGCGCTTGAAGCATCTCGGACCGATGAACAGAACGCTGCCTTGCGAGAGCTGGAGGAACGAGGATTGGCGACAGCCACGGCTTTTCGAGTCAAAGAGTTGCTGCGCTGGGTGCGCCAAGCCGATACCAGGCAGGCGGCTCGCTGGAGAGCCTCTCGGTTCTTCTCCTTTGCCCAGGAATTGATCAGTGATGATGACTTGCTGAAGCCGGTCAAAAAAGCGTTGAATACGTTCCAAGAGCATCTGCCTCGTATCCTGAGGCGATGGGAGTCGTTGCTCTCAAATGCCAGACTGGAGGGACTGAACAGCCTTTTCCAGGCGGCACGTTCCCGAGCCAGGGGGTATCGCAATGAGATGACATTCATCACTGTGATCTACCTGATTGGGGCTCCCATCAAGGAGCTACTTGTTTTATAG
- a CDS encoding DUF3368 domain-containing protein, with protein MMRIERVVVNSSPLIVLFRSGQSDLLPSLFNSVIVPEQVYGEIVAGKIDDAAKTFLSKASWIERRSVEITLPIAAWNLGEGESAVFSFALREQGYRAVVDDLAARRCARVFGIPTLGTGALLILAKRRGLIHSVEERLRWLRKSGMYLSDTVFQELMAQAGE; from the coding sequence ATGATGCGGATTGAACGGGTTGTGGTGAATAGCTCTCCGTTGATCGTCCTGTTTCGAAGCGGTCAGTCGGATCTGCTGCCGAGCCTTTTCAATTCCGTCATCGTGCCGGAGCAGGTCTATGGGGAGATAGTCGCGGGCAAAATCGACGATGCGGCCAAAACATTTCTCTCAAAGGCATCATGGATCGAACGGAGGAGTGTGGAAATCACTCTGCCCATCGCAGCCTGGAACCTGGGAGAGGGAGAGTCCGCAGTCTTTTCTTTCGCCCTGAGAGAACAGGGCTATAGGGCTGTAGTCGATGATCTTGCTGCGCGTCGTTGTGCACGCGTCTTTGGAATTCCGACATTGGGTACCGGAGCGCTCCTGATACTTGCAAAACGGCGAGGGCTCATCCATTCCGTGGAGGAGCGATTGCGATGGTTGCGTAAGAGCGGAATGTATCTTTCCGATACCGTTTTCCAGGAATTGATGGCCCAGGCAGGAGAATGA
- a CDS encoding UPF0175 family protein, with protein MLLTIEIPQQLPDAVHCTPEEFSRQAKMAMAAKLYEMGKISSGIAARMLGMERAHFLLQLGEYGVPMIDLSREELESDLRNA; from the coding sequence ATGCTTCTCACCATTGAAATACCGCAACAGTTGCCTGATGCCGTCCACTGCACGCCAGAGGAGTTCTCCAGGCAGGCCAAAATGGCCATGGCCGCAAAACTCTATGAAATGGGCAAGATATCCTCAGGTATTGCGGCTCGGATGCTGGGCATGGAACGGGCCCATTTCCTGCTTCAACTCGGTGAATACGGAGTACCTATGATCGACCTGAGCCGGGAAGAGCTGGAATCGGACCTGCGCAATGCCTGA
- a CDS encoding type II toxin-antitoxin system HicA family toxin — MTLQPTLTFREFIARVERLGFVKVRQKGSHIRLMHIDGRKTTIPDHGGRDVPKGLMMKIIRHDLEMSMDAFFNASE; from the coding sequence GTGACATTACAACCTACCCTGACATTCCGCGAATTCATCGCGCGGGTTGAGCGGCTGGGTTTCGTAAAGGTTAGACAAAAAGGATCGCATATCAGACTCATGCATATCGATGGAAGAAAAACAACAATACCGGATCACGGTGGGAGGGACGTTCCAAAAGGGCTCATGATGAAAATAATCCGTCATGATTTGGAAATGTCGATGGATGCTTTTTTCAATGCAAGCGAATAG